A DNA window from Parabacteroides johnsonii DSM 18315 contains the following coding sequences:
- a CDS encoding IS30 family transposase: MKYKQLTREQRYAISLGLKEGKTQKAIALQIGVSASTVSRELRRNKSHRVYSYSLADEMSRERRERLPGNRKIPSAIEKEALRLLVEEDWSPMQISGYLKRKGYKISHETLYRRIRADFSGELASHCRHKMKYRRHISRLCPTKVTNIPNRTSIRERPLEADGTRFGDWEMDLIVGKGGKGAILTLTERSSNLLLMEKLPDGKKAASLPRVVNRLLFPYRGKGVRTITTDNGGEFACHELIEKKLRATVYFTDSYCSWQKGAIENANKLVRQYIPKGTDFNTVSDRFVMEIQKKINRRPREKLGFRSPKEYFFEKWEQQKRVV; the protein is encoded by the coding sequence ATGAAGTATAAACAATTAACCCGTGAGCAAAGATATGCAATATCTTTGGGACTAAAAGAAGGTAAGACCCAAAAAGCGATAGCTCTTCAAATAGGAGTGTCGGCCAGTACGGTAAGTCGTGAGCTCAGACGCAATAAAAGTCATCGTGTTTATAGTTATAGCCTTGCGGATGAGATGTCGCGCGAACGGCGTGAACGTCTCCCCGGCAATCGTAAAATTCCTAGCGCCATAGAAAAAGAGGCGTTGCGTTTGTTGGTAGAAGAAGATTGGTCTCCCATGCAAATATCCGGTTATTTGAAGAGGAAAGGGTATAAGATCTCCCATGAGACCCTCTATAGACGTATACGTGCGGACTTTAGTGGTGAGCTTGCTTCCCATTGTCGTCACAAGATGAAGTATCGTCGGCATATATCCCGTCTTTGTCCTACAAAAGTCACGAACATCCCCAACCGCACGAGTATCCGCGAACGCCCTTTGGAAGCGGATGGCACCCGCTTCGGCGACTGGGAGATGGATCTTATCGTTGGCAAGGGGGGCAAAGGGGCGATCCTTACCTTAACCGAGAGGTCAAGCAACTTATTGCTGATGGAAAAGCTGCCCGATGGCAAGAAGGCAGCTTCCCTGCCGAGAGTGGTGAACCGTCTTCTGTTCCCTTATAGGGGCAAAGGCGTTAGGACCATAACGACGGATAATGGCGGCGAGTTTGCCTGCCATGAACTCATAGAGAAAAAGTTAAGAGCTACCGTCTATTTTACGGACAGTTATTGCTCTTGGCAAAAAGGGGCTATAGAGAATGCCAATAAGCTGGTTAGGCAGTACATCCCAAAAGGCACTGATTTTAATACGGTGAGCGACCGTTTCGTCATGGAGATACAGAAGAAGATCAACCGTAGGCCTCGGGAAAAGCTGGGCTTCAGAAGCCCCAAAGAGTATTTTTTCGAGAAATGGGAGCAACAAAAACGGGTGGTATAA
- a CDS encoding nucleoside-specific channel-forming Tsx family protein: MRKLFVLAALLAIVCQGKAQNVQLHYDFGGALYDKDLHGRPVLTSTVEMFKADKWGSTYFFVDMDYTSKGVAAGYWEIARELRFWQPPFSIHVEYNGGASNCFSYNNAYLGGATYTWNNPDFTKGFTLTAMYKYIQKHREPNNFQLTGTWYVHFAKNGLCTFSGFADWWRERTDYADGSHRNFIFLAEPQFWVNLNKLKHVDDKFKLSVGSEVELSQNFGARKGFYAIPTLAIKWSFD; this comes from the coding sequence ATGAGAAAGCTCTTTGTGTTGGCGGCTTTGCTGGCGATTGTTTGCCAAGGGAAGGCACAGAATGTGCAATTACATTATGATTTCGGGGGTGCTCTTTATGATAAGGACTTACATGGCCGTCCGGTGCTGACCTCGACGGTGGAAATGTTTAAAGCGGATAAATGGGGGAGTACCTATTTCTTTGTCGATATGGACTATACCAGTAAAGGCGTTGCTGCCGGCTATTGGGAAATTGCCCGCGAGTTGCGTTTTTGGCAACCACCTTTTTCCATACATGTCGAATATAACGGGGGAGCGTCGAATTGTTTCTCCTATAATAACGCCTACCTCGGCGGTGCGACCTATACCTGGAATAATCCGGATTTTACGAAAGGTTTCACACTTACCGCCATGTATAAATATATCCAGAAACATCGGGAGCCCAACAATTTCCAGTTGACAGGTACTTGGTATGTCCATTTTGCCAAGAACGGTCTTTGTACATTCAGCGGTTTCGCCGATTGGTGGAGGGAACGGACCGATTATGCGGACGGTAGCCATCGGAACTTTATTTTCCTGGCCGAACCTCAGTTTTGGGTGAACCTTAACAAGCTGAAACATGTTGATGATAAGTTTAAGTTGAGTGTCGGTAGCGAGGTGGAACTGAGCCAGAATTTCGGTGCACGTAAAGGGTTTTATGCCATTCCGACATTGGCAATTAAGTGGTCATTCGATTAA
- a CDS encoding DMT family transporter codes for MNNLKGFAFGILTSATFGLIPLFTLPLMAKGMQFDSILFYRFLFAALALTGIMAAKNESFHVEKRDIPVLVLLGFFYTASAMFLFWGYNFMSAGIATTLHFTYPIFVTLIMLLVFREKTSWITLMAIILAICGVARLSIGEGTDSSDLPSLTDHPSALGIFIVLLSAIGYALYITTVNKSRVQKMTGRCLTFYVFIVSTILFAIKAGTNQGIQPIPDWMSFANLILLAIVPTVISNITLVLAVRGIGGTLTAVLGAVEPITAVCVGVLVFSEPFTPNLAIGILLIIIAVTLIILSKSIQSTLRKIYRAARLR; via the coding sequence ATGAACAATTTAAAAGGATTTGCCTTTGGTATCTTGACATCTGCGACATTCGGATTGATCCCGTTGTTTACCTTGCCCTTGATGGCAAAAGGGATGCAATTCGATTCCATCCTGTTCTATCGTTTCCTGTTCGCGGCATTGGCCCTGACAGGTATTATGGCCGCAAAGAACGAATCTTTCCATGTGGAAAAGCGGGACATTCCGGTACTGGTGTTATTAGGCTTTTTCTATACAGCTTCAGCCATGTTCCTGTTCTGGGGATATAACTTCATGTCGGCCGGTATCGCAACAACCCTACATTTCACCTATCCGATATTCGTGACACTGATCATGCTGCTCGTTTTCCGAGAAAAGACTTCCTGGATCACACTGATGGCGATCATACTGGCTATTTGCGGAGTGGCCCGCCTCTCGATAGGTGAAGGCACGGACAGTTCGGACCTTCCATCCCTTACCGACCATCCCTCCGCATTGGGTATTTTCATCGTACTGCTGTCGGCGATAGGATATGCACTTTACATTACGACCGTCAATAAATCCCGAGTGCAAAAGATGACCGGCCGCTGCCTGACTTTCTATGTATTCATTGTCAGTACGATCCTATTTGCCATCAAGGCCGGAACCAATCAGGGCATACAACCGATTCCCGACTGGATGTCCTTTGCCAACCTGATCCTGCTGGCGATCGTTCCGACCGTCATCTCTAATATCACCCTCGTACTTGCCGTACGGGGTATCGGCGGGACGCTTACCGCTGTATTGGGGGCCGTGGAACCTATCACCGCCGTATGTGTCGGGGTATTGGTTTTCAGCGAACCTTTCACCCCTAACCTGGCGATAGGTATCCTGCTTATCATCATCGCCGTCACCCTGATCATCCTGTCCAAATCGATACAAAGTACCCTACGAAAAATATACAGGGCAGCCCGATTACGGTAA
- a CDS encoding NCS2 family permease has product MLKKLLGFDPQTMTLRTEIIAGITTFLTMSYILAVNPSILATTGMDKGAVFTATALASALATLLLAFMAKLPFAQAPSMALNAFFAFTLVQGMGYSWQTAMTAMFVEGVIFILITFLNVREVILNSIPMNLRFAISAGIGMFIAFVGLKNAGIIVPNPATFVMFGPFTPVSVLAMVGILLSGILVLRKVKGALFYSILICTLIGIPLGVTEIPDGFLPVSVPHSMAPTFCRFDFNEFFTLDMAIVIFTLLFMNIFDTVGTLVGLASKTGIMEEDGQIPHVKEAMMSDAIGTTIGSMMGSSTITTYVESASGIAEGGRSGFTSLVTGVLFLLALFFAPLFLLIPSAATTGALVLVGVFMMDSITKVDMDDISEALPAFITMIMMVLTYSIADGMVVGLLCYVLVKSGCGKHREVSPTMYVLAGLFILKFIFA; this is encoded by the coding sequence ATGCTGAAGAAGTTACTTGGGTTCGACCCGCAGACAATGACGTTGCGTACGGAGATCATTGCCGGGATTACGACATTCTTGACAATGAGCTATATCCTGGCCGTCAATCCCTCTATCCTGGCAACGACGGGGATGGATAAAGGCGCCGTTTTTACCGCAACCGCTTTAGCTTCGGCCCTCGCTACCTTACTGCTGGCTTTTATGGCAAAGCTGCCTTTTGCCCAGGCTCCCAGTATGGCGCTGAACGCCTTTTTCGCTTTTACACTGGTGCAAGGCATGGGGTATTCCTGGCAGACCGCTATGACGGCGATGTTTGTGGAGGGAGTGATTTTTATCCTGATTACGTTTCTGAACGTTCGGGAGGTGATCTTGAATAGCATACCGATGAACCTGCGTTTCGCTATTTCGGCGGGGATCGGCATGTTCATCGCTTTCGTGGGGTTGAAGAATGCTGGTATCATCGTTCCGAATCCGGCGACTTTCGTGATGTTCGGACCGTTTACCCCGGTTTCGGTCCTGGCGATGGTGGGGATTCTGTTGAGCGGTATCCTGGTCTTGAGGAAGGTGAAGGGAGCGTTGTTCTACAGCATTCTGATCTGTACGCTGATCGGTATTCCGTTAGGAGTGACGGAAATTCCGGATGGATTCCTGCCTGTTTCCGTTCCTCATTCGATGGCGCCAACGTTTTGCCGGTTCGATTTCAATGAATTTTTTACACTGGATATGGCAATCGTCATCTTTACCTTACTGTTTATGAATATATTCGATACGGTCGGTACGCTGGTCGGCCTGGCTTCGAAAACAGGTATTATGGAGGAAGACGGACAGATTCCTCACGTAAAGGAGGCGATGATGTCCGATGCGATCGGTACGACGATAGGCTCCATGATGGGAAGTTCTACGATTACTACCTATGTAGAGAGCGCTTCCGGTATTGCGGAAGGCGGACGTTCGGGGTTCACTTCACTGGTGACGGGTGTGCTGTTTTTACTGGCTTTGTTCTTTGCTCCCCTGTTCCTTTTGATTCCGAGTGCGGCAACGACGGGGGCTTTGGTTCTGGTCGGGGTGTTTATGATGGATTCTATCACAAAAGTCGATATGGACGATATTTCTGAGGCGCTTCCGGCTTTTATCACCATGATCATGATGGTGCTGACCTATTCTATTGCCGACGGAATGGTTGTTGGATTGCTGTGCTATGTACTGGTCAAGTCAGGATGTGGCAAACATAGAGAGGTAAGCCCTACCATGTATGTGTTGGCAGGCCTGTTCATCTTGAAATTTATTTTTGCATAA
- a CDS encoding glycosyl hydrolase has protein sequence MLSSIKKERGNYDTPPRRGYDPIPYLPVFANEIIESHDVSQRFMNDYKQTVSDLIAEHYRYQQEVAHKDGLLTMCEASGPHQNQSDALLCQKYSDVPMGEFWARSKTHRISLKQRFLTKEAVSAGHIYGKNVISAESFTSVGPQWEEDPYFLKPTADRAFCEGINKLYFHTYPHSPSLTAKPGFVYYAGTYINRNTTWWNYSLDWNTYLARNQYVLQQGTPVVDVCIYYGTGIEKRIQYKQDSALMDLGYQYDYVNSDVILNQMSVQDGKICLPNGISYELLVLPEESGISIEVLEKIREMVYDGATIVGPRPICSIGLYKSTEIDRQIKSITNLLWGELDTPLIDRTVGNGKIVYGKNIDQILSEKKIEPDLKIENRDSNFSLDFIHRRNKEYDIYYLANLREEAIDYATLSFRTSGKVPYIWNPVDGTVIEQRVYVDDGERTHIPCSFDPYGSYFIIFEKKENAKPSIISVTGPDGNRSCFLEKSGNYQLTYSNGESKNITIASARYLTINTSWNVSFSTEMGGPGSVEFKNLISWPESENLGIKYYSGTASYQNTFIIKDEIEGAKVFLDLGELYNVAEIVLNGHNLGTCWLRPFQKEISEYVKQGRNKIEIKVTNLWPNRLIGDQFLPEAERYTQTNISKYTRQDTLRPSGLLGPVRLMIIPDRDEF, from the coding sequence ATGTTGTCCAGCATAAAAAAAGAAAGGGGGAATTATGACACACCCCCAAGGAGAGGATATGATCCGATTCCGTATCTACCGGTTTTTGCAAATGAGATTATAGAAAGTCATGATGTTTCTCAAAGGTTTATGAATGATTACAAACAAACGGTTTCAGACCTGATTGCGGAACATTATCGTTACCAACAAGAAGTTGCTCACAAAGATGGATTATTGACGATGTGTGAGGCTTCGGGCCCCCATCAGAATCAGTCGGATGCATTATTATGTCAAAAATATTCGGATGTTCCTATGGGGGAGTTTTGGGCTCGTTCCAAAACACATCGTATATCCTTAAAGCAGCGTTTTTTGACGAAAGAAGCTGTCTCTGCCGGGCATATTTATGGTAAAAATGTTATTTCTGCAGAATCTTTTACATCGGTCGGACCTCAATGGGAGGAAGATCCTTATTTTTTAAAACCGACTGCGGACCGTGCTTTCTGTGAAGGAATCAATAAATTGTATTTTCATACATATCCTCATTCTCCGTCTCTAACAGCGAAACCTGGTTTTGTCTATTATGCAGGGACCTATATAAACAGGAATACTACTTGGTGGAATTATTCTTTGGATTGGAATACTTATCTGGCCCGTAATCAATATGTGCTGCAGCAGGGAACTCCTGTTGTAGATGTTTGTATTTATTATGGTACCGGCATTGAAAAAAGGATTCAATATAAGCAAGATTCTGCTCTTATGGATCTTGGTTATCAATACGATTATGTTAATTCTGATGTCATATTAAATCAAATGTCGGTTCAAGATGGGAAGATATGCTTGCCAAATGGAATTTCATATGAATTATTGGTTTTACCGGAAGAAAGTGGAATTTCTATAGAGGTATTGGAAAAAATAAGGGAGATGGTGTATGACGGTGCAACGATTGTTGGTCCCAGACCTATTTGTTCTATTGGTTTATATAAAAGTACAGAGATAGATCGCCAGATAAAAAGTATCACGAATTTATTGTGGGGAGAACTTGATACACCACTGATAGATAGAACTGTTGGAAATGGAAAAATAGTCTATGGGAAAAATATCGATCAGATTTTGTCCGAGAAAAAAATAGAGCCGGATTTGAAAATAGAAAATAGAGATTCGAATTTCTCATTGGACTTTATTCATCGTCGAAATAAGGAGTATGACATTTATTATTTGGCCAATTTGAGAGAGGAGGCAATAGATTATGCAACTTTATCTTTCAGGACTTCTGGAAAGGTACCTTATATTTGGAATCCAGTGGATGGTACAGTAATAGAGCAAAGGGTATATGTTGATGATGGGGAAAGGACTCATATTCCTTGTTCATTTGATCCGTATGGCTCTTATTTCATTATTTTTGAGAAAAAGGAGAATGCGAAACCTTCTATAATTTCTGTTACAGGGCCGGATGGTAATAGAAGTTGCTTTTTGGAGAAAAGTGGAAATTATCAATTGACTTATAGTAATGGTGAAAGTAAGAATATTACAATTGCTTCTGCACGATATTTAACGATAAATACATCTTGGAATGTCTCTTTTTCAACGGAAATGGGAGGACCCGGATCTGTTGAATTTAAGAATTTGATATCTTGGCCTGAATCAGAGAATTTAGGTATAAAATATTATTCGGGGACAGCTTCTTATCAAAATACATTTATAATAAAAGACGAGATTGAGGGAGCAAAAGTTTTTCTTGATTTAGGAGAATTGTATAATGTGGCTGAAATTGTTCTTAATGGACATAATCTGGGAACTTGTTGGCTGAGGCCATTTCAAAAGGAGATTTCGGAATATGTAAAACAGGGAAGAAATAAGATAGAAATCAAAGTAACAAATTTGTGGCCTAATCGGTTAATTGGAGATCAATTTCTTCCTGAGGCTGAAAGGTATACTCAGACAAATATATCCAAGTATACGAGACAAGATACATTGAGACCCTCCGGGTTATTGGGGCCGGTGCGTTTGATGATTATTCCGGACAGAGATGAATTTTAA
- a CDS encoding transposase translates to MSAAEKELSHKSFDNTPEGIQSLLDWIAGYHLSLSKLLFCAENMGSYVTELSVSSVSMGFSLALVCPLTIKKSIGLQRGKNDRIDAKRIANYAVLHYRKLELYKLPNKDLVRLRGWIIIRDNLVKQKVSSIKLLETFSQMAKLADVTESISFLEEQLKSIKEKILQVEEVMEQLIAASSSLCTNYLLLRSIKGIGIINAIVLLCVTNNFQRFDNPRKFACYCGVTPFEHTSGISIRGKTQTSPLANKEVKVYLTRAAITAISWDPQMKAYYKRKIAEGKHKASVINAVRAKIIARSFAVIRRQTPFVTLVV, encoded by the coding sequence ATGTCTGCGGCCGAAAAAGAGTTGTCTCACAAGTCTTTTGATAACACTCCAGAAGGGATTCAATCTTTATTGGATTGGATAGCAGGTTATCATCTCTCTTTATCCAAACTCTTGTTCTGTGCTGAAAACATGGGAAGCTATGTCACAGAGTTATCTGTTTCCAGTGTCTCCATGGGATTTTCCCTGGCTTTGGTTTGCCCGTTGACCATCAAGAAGTCCATAGGCTTGCAACGAGGCAAAAATGACCGCATTGACGCCAAAAGGATAGCGAACTATGCGGTATTACATTATCGAAAACTAGAGTTATATAAATTACCTAACAAAGACTTGGTGAGACTGCGGGGATGGATTATTATACGTGACAATTTGGTCAAGCAAAAAGTATCAAGCATAAAGTTATTGGAAACATTCTCCCAGATGGCTAAGTTGGCTGATGTGACAGAATCCATTTCTTTTTTGGAAGAGCAGCTCAAGTCGATAAAAGAAAAGATCCTGCAGGTGGAAGAGGTTATGGAGCAACTAATAGCCGCTAGTAGTTCTCTTTGCACAAACTACTTGTTATTAAGAAGTATAAAAGGTATAGGGATAATCAATGCCATTGTATTACTGTGTGTTACTAACAATTTTCAAAGATTTGACAACCCAAGGAAGTTTGCTTGTTATTGCGGGGTTACTCCCTTTGAACATACTTCGGGTATTTCCATACGAGGAAAAACGCAGACTTCTCCATTGGCTAACAAAGAAGTAAAAGTGTACCTTACCCGGGCAGCTATTACTGCCATCTCTTGGGATCCGCAGATGAAAGCATATTATAAAAGGAAAATAGCGGAGGGGAAACATAAAGCATCTGTAATCAATGCAGTAAGAGCCAAAATCATAGCAAGGTCTTTTGCTGTGATACGAAGACAGACTCCATTTGTAACATTAGTCGTATAA
- a CDS encoding calcium/sodium antiporter, with protein sequence MITSLTLLILSLAALYIGAGWLVQGSSALALKAKISPLVIGLTIVAFGTSAPELVVSLNATLRGQGDIAIGNIVGSNIFNIGVILGVSATICPLQVKKQLLRIDIPVMLAATVLLTILFWNGTLGRTEGLFFLTGIIIYTLFSLFHSRKHGEEGPSQELEEQPGHWIADTLAIVGGLVVLVFASRLLVDNAISIAKELGVSEAVIGLTIVAAGTSMPELATSIVAAYKRKTDIAIGNIVGSNLFNILAIAGSCSLIHPIEANNVNYIDLLVMLGISVLLLPLVKSGQKISRTEGFVLVLFYVIYMFWLLRDTF encoded by the coding sequence ATGATAACAAGTCTGACGTTATTGATTCTCTCGCTGGCGGCACTTTACATAGGGGCCGGCTGGTTGGTTCAGGGGAGTTCCGCTTTAGCTCTCAAAGCCAAAATTTCACCTTTGGTAATCGGTCTGACCATCGTCGCATTCGGGACAAGCGCACCCGAACTAGTAGTAAGCCTAAATGCCACGCTCAGAGGACAAGGTGATATAGCTATCGGAAACATCGTAGGCTCGAACATCTTCAATATCGGAGTCATATTAGGAGTTTCGGCAACCATTTGCCCGCTTCAAGTAAAAAAACAATTGCTCCGAATCGATATCCCGGTCATGCTGGCCGCAACCGTACTGCTCACCATCCTTTTCTGGAACGGGACATTGGGCCGGACAGAAGGACTTTTCTTTCTGACAGGTATCATCATTTATACATTATTCAGCCTGTTCCACTCCCGCAAGCATGGAGAAGAAGGGCCGAGCCAGGAGCTCGAAGAACAACCGGGGCACTGGATTGCCGATACGCTGGCCATCGTCGGGGGGCTAGTTGTATTGGTTTTTGCTTCCCGATTATTGGTGGACAATGCGATTTCCATTGCCAAAGAACTCGGGGTGAGCGAAGCGGTTATCGGACTTACGATCGTCGCCGCCGGAACAAGTATGCCGGAGTTGGCAACATCCATCGTTGCCGCTTATAAGCGTAAAACGGATATTGCCATCGGGAATATCGTCGGCTCAAACTTATTCAATATACTGGCCATCGCCGGTTCTTGTTCGCTTATACATCCCATCGAGGCCAATAATGTAAACTACATCGACCTGCTAGTCATGTTGGGCATATCCGTCTTGTTATTGCCGCTGGTGAAAAGTGGTCAAAAAATATCCCGTACGGAAGGGTTCGTGTTGGTTCTCTTCTATGTGATTTACATGTTCTGGTTACTTCGCGACACCTTCTGA
- a CDS encoding ISAon1 family transposase N-terminal region protein — MSYDQFLRFIFPEGMFDYFELSDFKEKSDRVEIYFEEKNIHPQEYATDNLESKGFYEQVRMQDYPMRGRSCLLFIKKRRWFNHSTGKYVSRNWKLVAEGTQITTEFASFLKALDRLSRS; from the coding sequence ATGAGTTACGATCAATTTCTTCGTTTTATCTTTCCGGAGGGAATGTTTGATTACTTTGAGTTGTCTGATTTCAAAGAAAAGTCGGATAGGGTAGAAATATACTTTGAAGAGAAGAATATACACCCCCAAGAATATGCAACCGATAACTTGGAGAGCAAGGGCTTTTATGAACAAGTCAGGATGCAGGATTATCCGATGCGTGGGCGTAGCTGCCTGTTGTTTATCAAAAAACGAAGATGGTTCAATCACAGTACTGGCAAATATGTAAGCCGCAATTGGAAATTAGTGGCAGAAGGAACGCAAATAACGACTGAATTTGCGTCTTTTTTAAAAGCATTGGATCGACTCTCGCGCTCTTAG
- a CDS encoding 1,4-dihydroxy-2-naphthoate polyprenyltransferase codes for MENKKSLVGAWVEAARPRTLPASVSPVLLGCALAYYDGVFDVVPAVLCLLVALFAQIASNFANDYFDFKKGADREDRLGPERAVAEGWITPKAMLVGTFVTLGLACAAGLLLVCFADWRLIGVGIAIAICVLAYSAGPFPLAYNGLGDVCVLLFYGVIPVCFTYYIQTLNFSLLSFLLSVALGLLSVNILIVNNYRDYEQDKAARKRTTIVLFGRRAGRVFYVLNECMAFLLVLPLILDAPWWILFLFGILFALCFYTTRELFTLEGRALNRTLGHTARNVFLFASVLSLLFLYIGGVSN; via the coding sequence ATGGAAAATAAAAAATCTCTTGTTGGAGCTTGGGTAGAGGCGGCACGTCCCAGAACCTTGCCAGCCTCTGTCAGTCCGGTTTTGTTGGGATGCGCATTGGCCTACTATGACGGGGTGTTCGATGTCGTGCCGGCGGTATTGTGCCTCCTTGTGGCTCTCTTCGCCCAGATAGCCAGTAACTTTGCAAACGATTATTTCGATTTTAAGAAAGGAGCCGACCGGGAAGATCGGTTAGGGCCGGAGCGGGCGGTCGCCGAGGGGTGGATCACTCCGAAGGCCATGCTGGTAGGCACGTTCGTCACATTGGGATTGGCCTGCGCGGCGGGTTTGTTGCTGGTTTGTTTCGCGGACTGGCGGCTGATAGGGGTGGGGATTGCGATCGCCATATGTGTGCTGGCTTATTCTGCCGGTCCTTTTCCTTTGGCTTATAACGGCTTGGGGGATGTCTGCGTATTGTTGTTTTACGGGGTTATACCGGTCTGTTTCACCTATTATATACAGACGTTGAATTTCTCCTTATTGTCTTTTTTGCTATCTGTGGCTCTGGGGCTTTTGTCTGTGAATATCTTAATTGTCAATAATTACCGGGATTACGAGCAGGATAAGGCTGCCCGCAAACGGACGACAATCGTTTTGTTCGGTCGCCGTGCAGGACGGGTGTTTTATGTTTTAAATGAATGTATGGCGTTTCTCTTGGTTCTTCCGCTTATATTGGATGCTCCCTGGTGGATTCTGTTTTTATTCGGAATCCTGTTCGCCCTTTGCTTTTACACGACACGGGAATTGTTTACGCTGGAAGGGAGAGCGTTAAACCGTACATTGGGGCATACAGCACGCAATGTATTTCTTTTTGCATCCGTCCTTTCTCTTTTATTCCTATATATAGGGGGTGTGTCAAATTGA
- a CDS encoding type II toxin-antitoxin system RelE/ParE family toxin, with amino-acid sequence MVEKKITKIQWTRKAQKRLKDIKTYYKENASESVANHIISNIVVSVSMLYLNPDIFT; translated from the coding sequence ATGGTAGAAAAGAAAATAACCAAAATCCAATGGACTCGAAAAGCTCAAAAGAGACTTAAGGATATCAAAACCTATTATAAAGAAAATGCCAGTGAGAGTGTAGCGAACCATATTATATCTAATATTGTCGTCTCTGTTTCAATGTTATATCTTAATCCTGATATATTTACATAA